The segment TGCGACCGCGAGGAGATAATAGAGAAGATGAAGGCGGCCAGCGGAATGCCGCCTTCCTTTCCCATCAAGATCAAGTCCGACATCCCCATGGATGAGGTTGCCCGCGTCGAGGCGCACCGCGTATACATACCGGGCGTTTCGATACAGATAGAGCCGAAGCGCAATTATCCTTACGCGGCGGCGTTCGCGCACGTCATCGGGTACGTGTCGGAAATAAGCGACGAAGAGCTCAAGGACAAGAAAAAGTACAAGGACTATTCCCCGGGCGATTATATAGGGAAATACGGCCTCGAAAGGTCTTACGAGAACGACCTCAGGGGGGTCGACGGGGAAAAACGCGTCGAGGTGGACGCCATCGGGCGTGAGGTGCGAACCCTCGACGTCGTCGACCCCATTCCGGGGCACAGCCTTCACCTGAACCTTGACCTTGAGCTCCAGCTTGCTGCCGACAAGGCCCTGGAGACAAGGAAGGGTGCCGCGGTGGCCTTGAACCCGAAGACGGGCGGCGCCCTCGTCGTTGCCAGCCGGCCTGGCTTCGACCCCAACCTTTTCGCCTCGGGCATATCCAAGCAGGACTGGCAGAAGATCGCCCTCGACAAGGCGCACCCCCTGCAGAACAGGGCCATCCAGGGCGGGTACCCGCCAGGGTCGACCTTCAAGATACTCACGGCGATGCGGGCGCTCGAACTGGGCATCATTAACGAGCGCACAACATTCACCTGCGGTGGAGGATTCGCTTACGGAAACCGCGTCTTCAAGTGCTGGAAAAAAGGCGGTCACGGCTCGGTGTCAGTCCATCGCGCCATCGTGGAATCCTGCGACGTCTTCTTTTACAATGTCGGCCTCAGGCTGGGCGTGGACCGCATCCACGAGTTCGGCACCATCGTCGGTCTCGGCCGGGTGACCGGGATAGACCTCCCCAACGAACAGAAGGGTCTTCTCCCATCAACGGAATGGAAGCGGAAACGGTATAACCAGCCCTGGTATGAAGGCGAAACGGTCTCCGTGGCCATCGGCCAGGGCGCCGTCTGGCTTACGCCGGTCCAGCTCGCGCAGCTGTCGTCTTTCGTTGCGAACGACGGCAAGAACTTCAAGCCCCAGATCGTCAACCGCATCGTATCGACGGAGGGCAAGACGGTCAGGACCTTCGAACCCGTCGTGAACGCCGATGTGAAATTCAAACCCGGGGTGTTGAAGATCGTCAGGGACGGGATGCGTGGGGTTGTCAACGAACCGGGCGGCACCGCCGGGGCATCGCGCGTGCAGAACGTGCTCATGTGCGGCAAGACGGGCACGGCCCAGGCGGGTTCGGACAAAGTGAGGCTCGGCGATCACGCCTGGTTCATCGCATACGCGCCAGCCGAGGACGCCTCTATTGCCATGGCGATCCTCGTGGAGCACGGGCTCCACGGTTCGTCGGCTGCCGCGCCGATAGCCAAGGGCATAACGGAGACCCTCTTCAAGGTCAAACCGGTCATAAAGGAAGCAAGGGCACATGAGAATAGATAAACGGAGATACTACCACCTCGACTGGTACCTTATCATCAACGGCCTTCTGATATTCGGCATCGGCCTTC is part of the Syntrophorhabdus sp. genome and harbors:
- the mrdA gene encoding penicillin-binding protein 2, which translates into the protein MKDENLSNKYKWCTLVLVITMTVLLIRLWDLQIMRGSEMRKLSEQNRIRVKKIVAPRGIIYDRTGKVLADTRPSFNIYLTPEDIRDFSQTVDGLARLLACDREEIIEKMKAASGMPPSFPIKIKSDIPMDEVARVEAHRVYIPGVSIQIEPKRNYPYAAAFAHVIGYVSEISDEELKDKKKYKDYSPGDYIGKYGLERSYENDLRGVDGEKRVEVDAIGREVRTLDVVDPIPGHSLHLNLDLELQLAADKALETRKGAAVALNPKTGGALVVASRPGFDPNLFASGISKQDWQKIALDKAHPLQNRAIQGGYPPGSTFKILTAMRALELGIINERTTFTCGGGFAYGNRVFKCWKKGGHGSVSVHRAIVESCDVFFYNVGLRLGVDRIHEFGTIVGLGRVTGIDLPNEQKGLLPSTEWKRKRYNQPWYEGETVSVAIGQGAVWLTPVQLAQLSSFVANDGKNFKPQIVNRIVSTEGKTVRTFEPVVNADVKFKPGVLKIVRDGMRGVVNEPGGTAGASRVQNVLMCGKTGTAQAGSDKVRLGDHAWFIAYAPAEDASIAMAILVEHGLHGSSAAAPIAKGITETLFKVKPVIKEARAHENR